The Daucus carota subsp. sativus chromosome 7, DH1 v3.0, whole genome shotgun sequence genome window below encodes:
- the LOC108196510 gene encoding receptor-like kinase TMK4 gives MASQISLPLLLFLLLSISSADDSAIMTKLSTSLSSPPPDWTGTSYCQWSGINCDNSNKVTSISLSTKSISGSLPSEISQLSQLKTLALQRNKLSGTIPSFANLTSLQEIFLDSNDFTSVPQDFLLGLPNLHTFTLSDNFHLAPWQIPGYLIESTNLGTFAASNSSIFGTIPDFFGSLPTFQHLRLSYNNMTGGLPKSFGGSQIQDLWLNNQQSGGLSGGIDVLSDMSQLSQVWLHANAFTGPVPDLSKCENLFDLQLRDNLLTGVLPPSLTELPKLVNISLQNNKLQGPFPEFKSGVKFEVEKTKSNSFCLDSPGPCDPQVNVLLEIARGFGYPRSLAESWTGNNACDKWTFVTCDSAGKSVTVLNFPKQHFSGTISPAFANLTSLRNLLLNENDLTGVIPEILTTLNQLVVLDVSNNNLSGPVPVFKPTVRFTSTGNPFLGKNIGGGDGKSPGTGSDSGTPAGGAPGESKGNSTSGGMIAGVVIAVLVFVGVVLFVSYKCYVKKRHRRFGRVQSPEEGKEMAIGNVMTSNNGYGGTKSELQSQSSGDHTEMPVFEGGNVVISVQVLRQVTDNFNEKNILGRGGFGVVYKGELHDGTQIAVKRMESGVMGTKGLNEFQAEIAVLTKVRHRHLVALLGYCINGNERLLVYEYMPQGTLSQHLFECQELGYPPLSWKQRVTIALDVARGVEYLHSLAQSSFIHRDLKPSNILLGDDMRAKVADFGLVKNAPDGKYSVETRLAGTFGYLAPEYAATGRVTTKVDVYAFGVVLMEIITGRKALDETMPDERSHLVTWFRRVVINKDSIRKAMDQTLDPDEETFDNICRVAELAGHCTAREPYQRPDMGHAVNVLGPLVEQWKPSRPEEEDSYGIDLHMSLPQALERWQSDEGTSSMNDISFGQTYSSIPSKPSGFADTFDSMDCR, from the exons ATGGCATCTcaaatctctctccctctcctgtTGTTTCTCCTCCTCTCTATTTCATCTGCAGATGACAGTGCCATCATGACCAAACTCTCCACCTCCCTCAGCTCACCTCCTCCAGACTGGACAGGCACATCTTACTGCCAATGGTCAGGCATCAACTGTGACAACTCCAACAAAGTCACCTCCATAAGTCTCTCCACAAAATCTATCTCCGGCTCTCTCCCATCTGAAATCTCTCAGCTCTCTCAACTCAAGACTCTGGCTCTCCAAAGAAACAAGCTTTCTGGTACCATACCTTCTTTTGCTAACTTAACTTCTCTTCAAGAAATTTTTCTTGATTCTAATGATTTCACTTCTGTTCCTCAAGATTTTCTCTTGGGTCTGCCAAATTTGCACACTTTTACTCTTAGTGATAATTTTCATCTTGCTCCATGGCAAATACCTGGTTATCTGATTGAGAGTACTAATTTGGGTACTTTTGCTGCTAGCAATTCAAGTATTTTTGGGACTATTCCAGATTTCTTTGGTTCTTTGCCTACTTTTCAGCATTTAAGACTTTCTTATAATAATATGACTGGGGGTTTGCCTAAAAGTTTTGGGGGTTCTCAAATTCAAGATCTTTGGTTGAACAATCAACAAAGTGGTGGGTTATCTGGTGGTATTGATGTGTTATCTGATATGTCTCAGTTATCTCAAGTTTGGCTTCATGCTAATGCTTTTACTGGGCCTGTTCCTGATTTGTCGAAATGTGAAAACCTGTTTGATTTGCAGCTCAGGGATAATCTGTTAACGGGGGTGCTTCCACCTTCGTTGACCGAGCTTCCGAAACTGGTTAACATTTCCTTACAGAATAATAAGTTGCAGGGTCCGTTTCCAGAGTTTAAGAGTGGAGTGAAATTTGAAGTTGAGAAAACTAAATCTAATAGTTTCTGTTTGGATAGTCCGGGGCCTTGTGATCCTCAGGTAAATGTGCTGCTTGAAATTGCTCGGGGTTTTGGGTACCCTAGGTCGCTTGCTGAATCATGGACGGGGAATAATGCATGTGACAAATGGACATTTGTTACTTGTGATTCAGCAGGGAAGAGTGTGACAGTGTTGAACTTTCCAAAGCAGCATTTTTCGGGTACGATTTCACCTGCCTTTGCAAATCTTACTTCTTTACggaatttgttgttgaatgagAATGATCTTACTGGTGTTATTCCTGAGATCTTGACAACATTGAATCAACTAGTGGTTCTTGATGTGTCCAATAATAATTTGAGTGGGCCAGTACCGGTATTTAAACCTACAGTGAGGTTTACATCAACTGGCAATCCATTTCTTGGGAAAAATATAGGTGGTGGAGATGGTAAGAGTCCTGGGACAGGATCAGATTCAGGGACACCTGCTGGGGGTGCACCTGGTGAATCTAAAGGTAATTCGACTTCAGGGGGTATGATTGCTGGTGTTGTTATTGCTGTTTTGGTTTTTGTCGGGGTTGTGTTATTCGTGTCTTACAAATGTTACGTCAAGAAGCGACATAGAAGATTTGGGAGAGTACAAAGCCCTGAAGAAGGGAAGGAAATGGCAATTGGTAATGTAATGACGAGCAACAATGGTTATGGTGGAACTAAGAGTGAATTGCAGAGCCAGAGTAGTGGTGATCATACTGAGATGCCTGTGTTTGAAGGTGGTAATGTTGTGATTTCTGTTCAAGTGCTTCGGCAAGTGACAGATAATTTCAATGAGAAAAATATACTCGGTAGAGGTGGGTTTGGTGTTGTTTACAAGGGAGAATTGCATGATGGCACTCAGATTGCTGTGAAGAGGATGGAATCAGGGGTTATGGGTACGAAAGGACTGAATGAGTTCCAAGCTGAAATTGCTGTTCTTACCAAAGTCAGGCACAGACATTTAGTTGCTCTTCTTGGATATTGTATTAATGGCAATGAGAGGCTTTTGGTATACGAGTACATGCCACAGGGAACTTTAAGCCAGCATTTATTTGAATGCCAGGAACTTGGGTACCCTCCACTCTCATGGAAGCAAAGAGTGACAATAGCATTGGATGTGGCCAGGGGAGTTGAGTACTTGCATAGCTTGGCGCAATCAAGCTTCATTCATAGAGATTTAAAGCCTTCAAACATACTTCTCGGAGATGACATGAGGGCAAAGGTTGCAGATTTTGGCTTGGTTAAAAATGCGCCTGATGGGAAGTATTCAGTTGAAACACGCTTGGCAGGAACGTTTGGATATCTTGCACCCGAATATGCTG CTACCGGCAGAGTGACTACCAAAGTGGATGTTTATGCATTTGGAGTGGTCTTAATGGAGATAATTACCGGAAGAAAAGCATTAGATGAAACTATGCCAGACGAAAGATCACATCTTGTCACTTGGTTCCGCAGGGTTGTGATAAACAAAGACAGCATTCGAAAAGCTATGGACCAAACCCTTGACCCTGATGAGGAAACATTCGACAATATCTGCCGGGTGGCTGAGCTGGCAGGTCATTGCACAGCTCGCGAGCCATATCAGAGACCAGATATGGGTCATGCTGTTAATGTCTTGGGTCCTCTTGTAGAGCAATGGAAACCTTCTCGTCCTGAGGAAGAAGACAGTTATGGCATTGATCTTCACATGAGCCTTCCTCAAGCTCTTGAGAGATGGCAATCTGATGAAGGTACTTCCTCGATGAATGATATATCCTTTGGTCAGACATATTCAAGTATTCCATCAAAACCCTCAGGATTTGCCGACACTTTTGATTCAATGGATTGCCGATAG